Below is a window of Xylanivirga thermophila DNA.
GGATATCAGAATAATAGCTGTAGGTAAGGTGAAAGAGCCTTACCTCAAAAAGGGTATAGAGGAATATATAAACCGTATTAGAACTTATTATAATATAGAGATTATAGAAGTGCAGGATGAAAGAGCACCGGAGGGTATATCAAAGCATGCACAGGATATTATAAAGGCCAAAGAAGGGGAAAAGATCATGAGATTTAAAAGGGCGGGAGCCTTTTCTATAGCATTGGCTATAGAAGGGCAGCCCTTTAATTCTGAAAATTTTGCAGAAAGGATAAGTAACTTAGGTGAAAAAGGAGTAGAAAGTATAGATTTTATAATAGGTGGTTCTTTGGGATTGCATGATAGTATTATAAATGGTGCTGATATGCTACTATCTTTTTCATCATTTACATTTCCACATCAACTTATGAGACTTATACTGCTCGATCAGATATATATAGCGTATGAAAAAGGAAGCAAGGGACATGAAAATAAAAATAATAGGTGAAGAAAAAATACAGCATAAATATACTAAAGAGGCCATAAAAGAATATACCAAAAGGCTAAGTAAATATTGTAAAATAGAACATAAGGTAACTAGAAATATAGAAAAAGAAACAAATAAGAAAACATATATAATTAAAATAGATAAAGATGGTGCAAAAATATCATCTGAAAAACTGGCAAATAAAATAAATGATCTGGGAATACAAGGCTATAGCAATATAACCATAATTTTAAACAATGAATTTAATGAAAACATAGATTTTTATTTGAATATTTCAAATATGGATATGGATACGGATTTACTTTTTATAATTATATATGAGCAGATCTATAGGGCTTACCGTATTATTAATAATGCTCCTTACCATAAATAAAAATAGGCTATATAAAGGGGTTGATGTCATGGACAGGGGGAAATTACAAGAGATAATGGATGATTTGTCGATTTTGCCGGGATTACAGGAGCGTATGGAAAAGTTACGCCGACGTATATATGAAGCCGAAGATGAGGTAAAACAGTTACAAAGCAAATATGAATCCGAATCTTTAGATGTGAAGCAGCTAGAGCGGGAGTCATTTTCCAAAATAATATTAAAGTTCATTGGAAAATATGAAGGTAAAGTTGATAAAGAAACACAGGAAATGTTGGCTGCAAAGCTAGAATATGATGAAGCATGTGATAGAGTTAGGGAGCTATATCGAGAACGTAACGAACTGGGGAGTAAAATAGCAGATTTAAAAAGGCAAGAGAAGCTATATGAAGAAGAGCTAAAGAGGCGGGAGAAAGAGATACTCAGTGGTATTACAAATGAAGTTTCCATTAAATATAAAAAACTCGAAGAAGAACGTGAAAGACTTTTAAAGCAGTTAGTCGAGACGGAAGAGGCTATTATGGCAGCAAATAGAGTTCAAAGTACAATAGAAAGTGCAATGAAACATCTTGAAAGCGCTGAAAGTTGGGCTACATATGATATATGGGCTAAAAGCGGGATAATAAGCCACATGGCAAAGTATAGTCATGTTGATGATGCTCAAGCGGAGTTTAATAGACTGCATTCTCAGCTTAAGGATTTACATAAGGAACTTATAGATATAGATATCTTTAAATCAGCAGAGTTTATAGACATAGATTCAACAACGAGAGCAATTGATTTTTGGTTTGATAATATATTTACTGATCTAAATGTACGTAGTATGATTCGTGATAATGAGAAAAAATTGAGAAATCTAGATAGAAATATAGATAGAATAATTGCCAAACTTGAAAGTAATAAAACACAGATAAATAGGGATATCAATAATATCGAGTTTAAGAAAAAAGAGTTGATTGTGTAAATAATTTTGTGTATTCTTTTTACAAACAGTAGGAGTTGTCCCTGCTGTTTGTATTATATTTGCTATGATATAATCTACTAAAAAGTTGGTAAGGTGGAATAGGTAGGAGGGTGGAAATAACATGGGTAATGAGAATGATTCAAGAATACTTATTGTTGAAGATGATACAGATATCAACAATTATATTTTTGAAAGTCTTTCAGTTAATAATTATAATTGTAAACAGGCTTTTTCTGGGACAGAAGCTTTGCTTTATTTAGGGAAATATGATTTTGATATTATTTTGCTTGATTTAATGCTTCCAGGAATTTCAGGAGAACAATTAATATCAGAAATAAAGAATTTGACGGATTCCTCTATCATTGTTATTTCTGCGAAGGATGAATTGGAAAGCAAAGTTGATGTATTAATGTTAGGAGCAGATGATTATCTTACAAAGCCCTTTAAAATAGAAGAATTAAAGGCTAGAATGTTTGTGCAATTAAGAAATAAAAACAAAAAAGTAAATAACAAATTGATGAAATATAAAAATCTGACACTGGATAAGTCTTTGCATAAGGTAATGATTGAAAATCATGAGGTGGATTTAACTCCGCAAGAATTTAAAATTTTAGAATTATTACTGAGCTTTCCTAATAGAGTGTTTTCAAAGCAAGATATCTATGATTTTGCATGGAATGAATACTTTGAGGGAGAAGATAAAACAGTAAATGTACATATTAGTAATATGAGGAAAAAATTCAAAGAGTATTCAGATGAAGAATATATAGAAACAGTTTGGGGAATAGGATTTCGGTTAAGCAAATAAATCTTTAACAATTCTTTAATCTTTATTTTCGAATTGTTAAACTTTTTCTTTTATAATGTAAGTGATTATAAGAGAAGGAGGTTAGAAATGGATTATTTACTTTCAGTTCAAAACTTATCAAAAAAATATAGCAATCAATTTGCCATTAATAATATAAGCTTAAATTTAAAAAAAGGCGAAATTTACGGGCTAATTGGGAAAAATGGAGCAGGGAAAACAACTCTTTTAAAGATTATAGCAGGATTAGTAAAACCTAGCAATGGAGAAATTGCCTTATTTGACTATAGTGGGGCTGATAGGGAAAAGGTTTTATCAAGAATAGGTACATTGATTGAAGCTCCTGGACTATATTCAAATTTAACGGCATATGACAACTTAAAGTTAAAGTGCTTATGCTTAGGGATAAATGATTCTAAATATATTGGTTCTATCTTACAAATTGTTGGGCTAGAAGGGGAGTCAAATAAAAAGGTAAAACAATATTCTTTAGGAATGAAACAAAGATTAGGAATTGCCATGGCATTAGTAGGAGAACCAGATTTATTATTATTAGATGAACCTATAAATGGATTAGATCCACAAGGGATAAAAGATGTTAGAGATATTGTATTGAAACTCAATAAAGAGTTGGGGATAACAATGATAATTTCAAGTCACATTTTGGATGAATTGTTAAAAATCGTTGATAGGTTTGGAATAATCAATGATGGAAGGCTATTAAAAGAAATATCGAAGGCAGAGTTTAAGGAGATATGCTCTAATCATATTGAAATAAAGATAGAAGAATCTAAAAAAGCAATTGTAGTCCTAGACAAATTAGGATTTAACAATTACAAGGTGATAGATAATCATACGATAAATATTTATGAAAGATTAAATGATAGTGGATTAATCTCAATGGGATTATATAAGAACAATATTTCTATTAACAGTATCTCTATAGAATCTATCTCTATAGAGGATTATTTTATTCATTTAACAGGGGGTAATATTCATGAACAATCTAATTAGAATGGATTTTTATCGTATGAGAAAAAATAAAACCACATGGCTTATTTTGATATTTTTGATATTAATGATGTTTGCTTCCGTCTATATGTCCTATTCAGATATAGAGTATTATAAGAACAACCCATCTGCATTAGAAAATCTAAAGTCATCTTCAGAGGAAGTTAATTGGGGAATATATATAGGAAGTGTTTCGCCAAAGTGGTGTGAAGATAATAAAGTTCCCGTTGATGGATTAATCAAAATAAATATTCAGAGCAAAATTGTACTAATGTTTTTGGTCGTGTTTATTGTGGGTTTTGTAAGTAAAGAAAATACTTCTGGTTTTATTAAAAATATTGCGGGACAAGTATCAAATCGTGGATTTATATTGTTATCTAAAATGATTATCGTAGGGATATATTCATTAATTTTATTGGCAGTAGCAACTGTAACAATATTTGTAAGCAGTAAAATATTGTTTGGATATGTTTTTGTGGAGAATTTGCGATTGTTGATAAAATATATTCTTTATCAATGGATATTGCATGTGGCATTTGGATCATTTATGATATTTTCAATTACACTTTTAAAAAATGAAATTGCAAGTTTATTAATAGGTATTTTAGTTTCCGCCGGTATATTACAAATTGTTGATGCTTTCATAAAATCAAATAAAAAAAGTATAATGTACTTTTTAAATTCGGGAAATATTGGACGATTAAGTATGAAGGGTATGGAGTTGGGAGATTATATACCATTATTTATAGCGATTGTTTCAACGACAATATATACGGCAATTAGTATGTATATTGCGAATAACAGAGATATTCAATAAGGAGAGTATTAGGCTGAAGTTTGCGCTAATTATTATCATTATTATTTTATTTATTGCTATATTATATTTATATAATTATCGGAAACAAGTTCGTTCTATTACTGAGCAATTAAAATTTATTATTTCACATGATACAAATAAAATTATTTTTTGTAATATGAAAAATAAAGAAATAAACAAATTAGCTAGAGAAATTAACGAATTGATTAATCAATCAAAGGGTTTAAAAAAGGAATATGTAAATAAAGATATTTATTTAAAAAACACTTTAACAAGCTTATCTCATGATATAAGAACTCCATTAACTTCCTTAGATGGTTATATTCAATTGCTAAAAGCAAGCGATGATTTAAATAAAAAGGATTATTATACAGATATATTACAAGATAGGGTAAATGTATTAAATTACATGATTGAGAATTTATTTATATATTCAAAACTTCAAAATCACATATTTCATTTAGAATTAGAAATATGTGATTTAAAGGAAATTTTAGTTAATACAATTTTTCAATACTACGAAGAATTTCAAAAAGAAAACATTGATTTATCAATTAAATTCAATGAAGATGAAGATTATTATGTTGTTTCAAATGAAACAGCTTTGATTAGAATTATACAAAATATCATTAAAAATATTTTAGAACATGCTAGAGATAGTGCGGTAATAGCAATGGCAAAAGTAAACAATAAAATTACATTAGAATTTAAAAATCAATTCGATATCAGTGATAAGGTTGATCCAAATAGGATTTTTGACTTATTTTATAAAAGCGATTCAGCGAGGAGTAAAAGTTCTAGTGGCATAGGGTTGACTGTTGTAGAAGAATTAGTTAGGCAAATTAAGGGAAATATCAAATGTGAAATAAATGGGACTGCATTTAGTTTGATACTAACATTTTTCACTAAATAACTAGGATATATGGAGCATTAAACGGGAAAGATGTTTTAGGTATCATAACTGGGATCTTGTAATAAACCAGCCTAGCATAATGTTTTCAGCAACTAAATCTTCTGATATAATTATTCTGTAAGTCATCCTTTGTTATATTAGTTTTTTGATAAAAACATTTTATTACAAAGCGATGACTTATTTTATTGATAAGTTCTGTTTATGCAACAAACTAATATTAGAATAAATAATTCAAGTTATAATTTATTATAGGGACGTGAAGATATTTATATTTAAACCTTTTAGGAAGCAGGAGAGCAAGAATTGCAAAATTGCTGGTATATAGGTCAATCATCGGAAGACCTTTATACAATGCTATTTCCTGGCATGGTACAATATTCTGGTAATTTTCGCAATGATCCCATACACGGAGTTTCAGAGAAAGTTGTAGCTGCTACTTGGTTTGTGTTGATTATAACCATATTACTTCTTACTTATTATGATACGGTATATAGTAAAAAAGAGCAAATAATAAAAATGGTATTAGGTGCAGACTCTATTCATATGCGGGCTCATAAAGTCATATCTGATATAGTGGGATTTTTGATTTCAGCACTTGTAGCTATACTATTATTATTGCCATTCACAAATCCGCTGTTTAGATGGAATACATCTGTAATAGGATTTTTGATCTTGATTTTAAGTAATGGTTTTGTTATTGCCTTAGGTATGGGAGTCAGAAAGCCTTTACAAATTAAATTTGTTGCTTATTCTAAAAAAGCATTACGTATAAGCGTTATAATTAAGGGATTAGTTGCTATTCTAACTGTTTTAATATTATCTGTTACTATATATCTATCCTTTGAAGGGATAAAGCTTTATAAGCAAAAAAACTACTATTCAAGACAACCGAATATGGTTCACGTTGATGTTACTTATCCCTATGACTATGAAAAAATGGAATTTGCAATTGGACACTTTGAAAGCATCCCCCCTCTTGATATATATGAGCAGGTTCGTGATAATTTTATGCGTTATAGTTACAATGAACTTAGATGTTCTCTTGTCTGTTACGAATCTTTTGAAAAAGTTTGTCCAAAATGGGGAGATAGATATATATTTGCTAACTTGTCGGGATTAACACAATACAGTGACATGGTTCCAGAATGGGATGTTCTTTGCCAAATGGAAGGTAATTATATTTTAATTCCTGATAGTGCAAATAAATCAGAAATAGTGGAAGAAATCATGGAAGCTGGCAATCTGTTGGGATTAGATGAAAATAATTTAAATGGAGTATTCACATATAAAGATGGACTCTCTGTTATAGCAGAGGGTCATATAAACAATGAATTTGATTATTCTTACAAAATTAAAAATCCAGTTATACTCTTGGATACCTATAACTATGGAGCATTGCCAGTATATCCTGTGAGTTATCAATTAAAAGAAGCTGACCATCCCGATGGAATAATTGCACATAAATTTGAATATCTTATGCAATTTATAACTTTAGAAAATAACCAAGAAAAAATTCGTGACTTTGCCAATGCAATTTCCGGTGAGGCAATAAATCCGTCATTGGTCGAATTTACTGTTATCAATGTGGGTAATTGGTTTAATGGCCTCTGGTCTCTGCAAAATAGAAGTTTGTTGATTGCTGTGATATTGACATTATTGATACTCATTCTGGAAGTGCAGATTTCAATTCTTTCGTTGAGAATCGCCTACGAAACAAATGCAAAGGAACTGACCATTAAAAAGGTCATGGGCTATTCTGTATTTGAACGATTTAAATCTTTTTTTCTATTGATTGGTGTCCTGTGTGGGATTTCTTTGGTTGGTGCTCTAGTATGTACAATAATTTTTAAAATTGGTGCTATTGGCTATATAGCTTGGGAAAGTATTATTGTCTTTTTATTAGATATTGGCATCCTTCTATATTTGACACGGAAAAATGATAATTTACAAATTCAAAGGGTATTGAAGGGAGGAATTTAGTTTGAAAAAAGCATTGATTGAATTACATAGTGTTTGTAAATCATTTGGCAATAAAGTAATATTTGATGATTTTAATTGTAGTATTGGTGATGGTGAATTTGTAGTAATTACAGGTGAAAGTGGGTGTGGGAAGACCACCTTGTTAAATATGATTGGGGGGCTAGAGCCTGTCACAAAAGGAAATATCAATGTGGCTGGGTTGGAAATTACCAACACGAAAAACCTTAAAGAGTATTTTAGAGATATAGTAGGATTTGTTTTTCAAAATTTTGCTTTGGTGGAGCAGAAAACAGTAGAAGAAAATTTGCTACTGGTTCATCCAAAAGGCAAATCTGGTATAACGGTAGAAGAAACATTGCACTCTGTTGGTATGGAAACCTCACTAAAGCAAAAAGTTTATTCTCTATCTGGTGGTGAACAACAACGTATTGCACTTGCAAGATTGCGATTAAAGAATTGTCAGCTCGTATTGGCAGATGAGCCTACAGGTTCCCTTGACCGTAAGAATGGTCAAATGGTAATGAAAATTCTTCACCAATTAAACCATGAAGGAAAAACTGTACTAATGGTAACTCATGATGAAACTTTGATACAGGCAAATGATCGTTTGATTAAGCTATAAATTAAAAAAGTTATTATCATATATTCTACTATTGCTTAAGTAGAACTTAGCGTGTCAGACTAATGATACAAAAATATATTTGGAAGGTAAATTTTATATCACTTTGTAATGAGATTGTAAGAACTAACTTATATAATTTAGACCATAAGATATTTTATGGTCTATTTTTTCATGCTTTTGCCGGTAAATTAGCCTTTTACTAATGCATAATAAGTTTTATTAGAAGAGAAAAACTTTATAATCATAAAATTAAACTTAAATATTTTATAATATATTTTTTTTTACATAAAATATACTTAAGATTGACATATGGTATATACATGTATATACTATAAATAAGGAGTAATTTGTAGCCTCTCGAAAAAGAATTGGA
It encodes the following:
- the rlmH gene encoding 23S rRNA (pseudouridine(1915)-N(3))-methyltransferase RlmH, with product MDIRIIAVGKVKEPYLKKGIEEYINRIRTYYNIEIIEVQDERAPEGISKHAQDIIKAKEGEKIMRFKRAGAFSIALAIEGQPFNSENFAERISNLGEKGVESIDFIIGGSLGLHDSIINGADMLLSFSSFTFPHQLMRLILLDQIYIAYEKGSKGHENKNNR
- a CDS encoding 23S rRNA (pseudouridine(1915)-N(3))-methyltransferase RlmH, with translation MKIKIIGEEKIQHKYTKEAIKEYTKRLSKYCKIEHKVTRNIEKETNKKTYIIKIDKDGAKISSEKLANKINDLGIQGYSNITIILNNEFNENIDFYLNISNMDMDTDLLFIIIYEQIYRAYRIINNAPYHK
- a CDS encoding coiled-coil domain-containing protein, translated to MDRGKLQEIMDDLSILPGLQERMEKLRRRIYEAEDEVKQLQSKYESESLDVKQLERESFSKIILKFIGKYEGKVDKETQEMLAAKLEYDEACDRVRELYRERNELGSKIADLKRQEKLYEEELKRREKEILSGITNEVSIKYKKLEEERERLLKQLVETEEAIMAANRVQSTIESAMKHLESAESWATYDIWAKSGIISHMAKYSHVDDAQAEFNRLHSQLKDLHKELIDIDIFKSAEFIDIDSTTRAIDFWFDNIFTDLNVRSMIRDNEKKLRNLDRNIDRIIAKLESNKTQINRDINNIEFKKKELIV
- a CDS encoding response regulator transcription factor; its protein translation is MGNENDSRILIVEDDTDINNYIFESLSVNNYNCKQAFSGTEALLYLGKYDFDIILLDLMLPGISGEQLISEIKNLTDSSIIVISAKDELESKVDVLMLGADDYLTKPFKIEELKARMFVQLRNKNKKVNNKLMKYKNLTLDKSLHKVMIENHEVDLTPQEFKILELLLSFPNRVFSKQDIYDFAWNEYFEGEDKTVNVHISNMRKKFKEYSDEEYIETVWGIGFRLSK
- a CDS encoding ATP-binding cassette domain-containing protein encodes the protein MDYLLSVQNLSKKYSNQFAINNISLNLKKGEIYGLIGKNGAGKTTLLKIIAGLVKPSNGEIALFDYSGADREKVLSRIGTLIEAPGLYSNLTAYDNLKLKCLCLGINDSKYIGSILQIVGLEGESNKKVKQYSLGMKQRLGIAMALVGEPDLLLLDEPINGLDPQGIKDVRDIVLKLNKELGITMIISSHILDELLKIVDRFGIINDGRLLKEISKAEFKEICSNHIEIKIEESKKAIVVLDKLGFNNYKVIDNHTINIYERLNDSGLISMGLYKNNISINSISIESISIEDYFIHLTGGNIHEQSN
- a CDS encoding ABC transporter permease subunit; this translates as MNNLIRMDFYRMRKNKTTWLILIFLILMMFASVYMSYSDIEYYKNNPSALENLKSSSEEVNWGIYIGSVSPKWCEDNKVPVDGLIKINIQSKIVLMFLVVFIVGFVSKENTSGFIKNIAGQVSNRGFILLSKMIIVGIYSLILLAVATVTIFVSSKILFGYVFVENLRLLIKYILYQWILHVAFGSFMIFSITLLKNEIASLLIGILVSAGILQIVDAFIKSNKKSIMYFLNSGNIGRLSMKGMELGDYIPLFIAIVSTTIYTAISMYIANNRDIQ
- a CDS encoding sensor histidine kinase gives rise to the protein MKNKEINKLAREINELINQSKGLKKEYVNKDIYLKNTLTSLSHDIRTPLTSLDGYIQLLKASDDLNKKDYYTDILQDRVNVLNYMIENLFIYSKLQNHIFHLELEICDLKEILVNTIFQYYEEFQKENIDLSIKFNEDEDYYVVSNETALIRIIQNIIKNILEHARDSAVIAMAKVNNKITLEFKNQFDISDKVDPNRIFDLFYKSDSARSKSSSGIGLTVVEELVRQIKGNIKCEINGTAFSLILTFFTK
- a CDS encoding ATP-binding cassette domain-containing protein, with translation MIELHSVCKSFGNKVIFDDFNCSIGDGEFVVITGESGCGKTTLLNMIGGLEPVTKGNINVAGLEITNTKNLKEYFRDIVGFVFQNFALVEQKTVEENLLLVHPKGKSGITVEETLHSVGMETSLKQKVYSLSGGEQQRIALARLRLKNCQLVLADEPTGSLDRKNGQMVMKILHQLNHEGKTVLMVTHDETLIQANDRLIKL